In Petrotoga sp. 9PW.55.5.1, a single window of DNA contains:
- a CDS encoding DUF86 domain-containing protein — protein sequence MINKDLIRDRLLLINKYISQLEMLSQFSKEEFLSDSRNPAAAESFLRRSLESIFDIGRHILAKIGNIDMAGEYKAIATGLGEKDIVSEHLSQKLIQMAGYRNRLVHLYHNISEEELYDIVKEDLKDLEQFVICIEKYLENN from the coding sequence ATGATAAATAAAGATCTTATTAGAGACCGTTTATTGCTTATTAATAAATATATATCACAATTAGAAATGCTATCGCAGTTCTCAAAAGAAGAATTTCTCAGTGACAGTAGGAACCCAGCGGCAGCAGAAAGTTTTTTAAGAAGATCTTTAGAATCTATCTTCGATATTGGCAGACATATATTAGCTAAAATTGGTAACATTGATATGGCTGGTGAATATAAAGCAATTGCTACAGGTCTTGGAGAAAAAGACATAGTAAGCGAACATTTAAGTCAGAAATTAATTCAAATGGCAGGGTACAGAAATAGACTTGTTCATTTGTATCATAATATTTCTGAAGAAGAACTGTATGATATAGTAAAAGAAGACTTGAAAGACTTAGAACAATTTGTTATTTGTATAGAAAAATATCTTGAAAATAATTGA
- a CDS encoding nucleotidyltransferase domain-containing protein: MNVNKCELLESLCKKYKIGLVYLFGSQKDKAFQLLSDDSDVVKIDDPLTDIDVGVVFLFDLEKVKHVYKLYSAVYNDFEEFFKPYKLDLVFLQETHSVFQVEAIKGICVYYVSEKFKEEYEMAILRRAADFKYVLDLYRKEALEK, translated from the coding sequence ATGAACGTTAATAAATGCGAATTGTTAGAATCTCTTTGTAAAAAATATAAAATTGGTTTGGTTTATCTTTTTGGATCACAAAAAGATAAAGCTTTTCAGTTATTAAGTGACGACTCTGATGTTGTCAAAATAGACGATCCTCTAACTGATATAGATGTAGGGGTCGTTTTCTTGTTTGATTTAGAGAAAGTTAAGCATGTATACAAATTATATTCAGCAGTATATAATGATTTTGAAGAGTTTTTTAAACCATATAAGTTAGACCTTGTTTTTTTGCAAGAAACTCATTCTGTGTTTCAAGTTGAAGCTATAAAAGGCATATGTGTATATTATGTGTCAGAAAAGTTTAAGGAAGAATATGAAATGGCAATATTAAGACGAGCCGCAGATTTCAAATATGTTTTGGATTTATACAGAAAAGAAGCATTAGAAAAGTAA